The genome window GCTAGACTTATTGAATATCCTTGTGAATCTTTTGTAAATGATTTAACTTCATATTTTCCTATGACCTGAGCATCAGTTCTGCTAGAAGATTTAGTACAATGATAGTCATCATAATATTCTAAGTATGATTCTACTCTATTGTTATCTTTAAAAACATAATTATAAGTCCCTTGAAATAAACCATCCCCATAACTACTACAACTTGTGCCTCGCCAATCAGTATTATCTAATAGAGAAGAAACAGTAGGAAGTGAAAAAGAATTTTGCTGCAAACAGACTAGAGTACTAGCGAGAAATATTTTTTTTAGCATTTTCTACCTCATTTAAATATATTATTATATGTTAATGTAATAATAATTTTTAAATTTAAAAATGCAAGTTATTTTTATTGCAAAACTATTTTATATTTTTAAAGATAAATTAAAAATACATAAAGCAACTTTATTGATTCAAAAAAAAATTTACTTGATAAATTATTTTTTTTGAATAATAATAGGCGAAAACTTAAAGGAACAAATTATGAAAAACCTGATGCCTGGATTAAGGAAATTTACCGAAAATGTATTCCCAGAACAAAAAGATCTTTTTGAAACTTTGTCGCAAGGGCAAAAACCACATACGTTGCTAATTACATGTTCAGATTCCAGAATTGATCCTAATTTATTGACACAAACCCAACCTGGAGAACTATTTGTAATACGCAATGCGGGAAATATTATACCTCCTTATGGAGCTTCAGGCGGAGGAGAAGAAGCCTCGATAGAATTTGCAATTGATGGCTTAAAGATTAGCAATATCGTAATTTGCGGACACTCTCACTGCGGCGCCATGGCAGCACTCATGGATAAAGTTGATTTAGATAGCCTTCCTTCTGTAAAACATTGGCTAAGACATGCACAAACAACCAAAAAAAGAGTATTAGCATGCAGCAAGAATAATGATTTTAATTTAATGGATGTAATTGAAGAAAATATATTGACTCAAACTGATAATCTAAAAACACATCCATCTGTATCATGCGCTCTAAGACAAAATAAAATTAGACTTTATGGTTGGGTATATCAATTTGAAACTGGTGAAGTAATGATATATGATCACATGCAGAAAAGTTTTGTAAAATCTGTCGCAGTAAAGGAAGAGGTTCTAAATGAACCAAGTCGATTTGAATTATGAAAAGTATTACTTCATAAATCAACATGAAAAAAAATCATTTTTTAGAA of Pigmentibacter sp. JX0631 contains these proteins:
- a CDS encoding carbonic anhydrase, whose amino-acid sequence is MKNLMPGLRKFTENVFPEQKDLFETLSQGQKPHTLLITCSDSRIDPNLLTQTQPGELFVIRNAGNIIPPYGASGGGEEASIEFAIDGLKISNIVICGHSHCGAMAALMDKVDLDSLPSVKHWLRHAQTTKKRVLACSKNNDFNLMDVIEENILTQTDNLKTHPSVSCALRQNKIRLYGWVYQFETGEVMIYDHMQKSFVKSVAVKEEVLNEPSRFEL